TGAGGATTGTATTAAAGATAAGCTTTACCACGTTGTTTTAAGTTATAGAGCCAATGTTACTGATATTAAGAGTAATGCTATTAAAGGTGTGTTTGGCGGCTATGATTCGATTCTCTATATGCTTTCACTTCCAAATGTAATTGAAGAGTACACAATGGGAGAGCTAAGAGACCTAATGAGTCTTCCTATTGAGTTGAACGAAGATGAAAAAAGAAGCTTTATCCACAAGGTTCTCGAAACCTATTGGGAATATGCTGGTAACTATAAATTTTTAAGTAGCAACTGCGCGTCTGAATCCCATGATCTACTTCAAAGTGCAATGCTTGATCATGAAATTAAGTATGGAAATATCATTAAGCCATATTCTTTAATGGATGAAATTATTGAAAATGGGCTTTCTCGAGAAGATTATTTTGAAGATAGAGCAAAGGCCGTAGCTGAAGGTATTCTATTTGAGAGTGATGAAAAAAGATTGTCTGATATTAAAAATGAGCTAATTGGTGAAGAAGAGTCTGATTATAAAATTTATCGCTATTCAAATCATGGGAAAAAATTCGGAAGTAATTATAGAGAAGTGAAAAAGAAAAAAGATATTAAGGAGATTATTGAAAGTATCTCTACGGAAAAGTTAAAAGATATTTTTATGAGCACTTTTGAGGAAGGAGCTTCAGTTGAAACAAAAGAAAAGTTACAGCGCTTGTCGATCCTTGCTCAAGGGGTAATGAATGTAAGACAGCATGCTCTAGATGAAGAAATTGGAACATTTCTTGAGAAACTTGAAAAAGATGAAGGCGAGCTTGGAAAATTTGTACGTGAATGGAATGAGAAGAGAAAGAACTTCAGATTATATCCAAATGATAAGACGTATGGAATCCCGCTTGAAGTAACAGCGCAAGATAATAAGAACTATCAAGAGTCAGCAAAGGTTCTTGAAGAGGCTGAAACTAAACTCATTGAAAGTGTAAAAAATAGATATTTAAAAGATATAAATGATTTATCAACGCTTAAAAATTTAATTAACGACATTAGAACAAAAACTAAAATTATTTCAATGAAACTTTATTTAAAGTAAGGAGAATTAGTATGAAAAAAATGACAATCGCAACACTTATCGCATTAATCGCAGCTCAACCATTTGCAGCTGATATTAGAGATGCTTCTTTGAATACATCTTCTAAGGCATCTGAGGTAGTTCTTGATAAAGGTAAAAGTTCAATTGATGCAACGGTTGATATTGCAGACTTTTCAGCGGAAAAACTTAAAGCTTTCATCTCTAAAAACTTTGCTTCTTCAATTGAAGCATCAGGGAAAATCGGTGAAGCAATCGTTAAGCTTTCTGAAGTTTCTCAACCTGTATTTAGATTAACTGCAGACGGTATCGCAATGGTATTTGAAGTATCTCAAGCAACGGGTGAGCAAACTCTTAAAGCTTCAGAAAAACTAGTTGTACTTCTTGATCCAACTCTTGAAGTCTCTGGAGATATCATTATTGAATTACTTAAACACCTATCAAAAGGGTCAGAACTTTCTTCTGATGTAACAGAAAAAATCTTAGTGTTCTTAGGTGATGTACTTGAGAAGCCATTTGAGCTTACTGATATGACGCTTGATCAATTCTATAAAATTATCACGAAAGGATCTGAGTCAAGTTCAGAAGTTTCTAAGGCCGTCCTTGGTGAAGAAAACCTTGATAATGGACTTGAGTTAACAGGAAAAGGTATTTCATTAACTTCTGAAGGGATTTTTGCAGCTCTTTACTTTGTTACAAGATCAGTAACAGCAATTTCAAATATCTTCGAAGTCAACAGAGAGGAAATTGAAAGAGCAGTAGAAAGAAATGATCAAGATACTCTTGCAGGTCTAAGAGAGATGATTAGAGCAGAAATCGAAAAAAATATTGAAGGTGGAAAAACACTTAATCAACTTCTTTCTGATAATGACCTAGACTTCTACATTGAAGCAAAATTAATGTCAGAGAAATAATTTAACTTAATAAACAGTAGGGCAGGTTCTCTGTCCTACTGATATTGGATCAAATCTTTTAACTCTTGTAATTTATTTAATGCCTGAATCGGTGTCAGATTATTAAGGTCGAGCGAATTAATCGCTTCTTCCACATCTTTAAGATACTCTGGGGTATAAACTTCTGGCTCGATTGAAGAGAAGAAGTTGAGTTGTTCAGGATTACCTGGCTCAATAAGGCCTTGTGCGTGATTGTGATTCTTTTCAAGAGTTTTAAGAATTTGCTGACTTCTTTTTAGAACATCATTTGGAATTCCAGCGAGTTTCGCAACATAAATACCAAAACTTTGAGATGCCGCTTTTTCAATAAGTCTATATAGGAATTTTACATCTCCATTGTGATTCATTGTCTCAACAGTAAGATTCTTTGTTTGATCATAACTATCAACAAGATCAATTAGCTCATGGTAGTGAGTTGCAAATAAGCAGATTGATTTTGTCTTTTCAATAAAGTGCTCTACTAGTGCCCATGCAATTGAAAGTCCATCGTAAGTAGACGTTCCACGCCCAACTTCATCAAGAATAATAAGTGAATTCTCTGTCGCGTGTCTTAGGATTTCTGCTGTCTCGGCCATTTCAACCATGAAAGTCGACTGTCCCTTTAGGATATCATCACTTGCTCCAAGACGGCTAAATAGGTAATCACATACCGAAACCTTTACAGAGTCTGCTGGAACGAAAGAGCCAATTTGGGTAAGAAGTTGGATGATTGCAACCTCTCTCATGACTGTTGTCTTACCGGCCATGTTAGGACCTGTGATAAGACCAAAGTATTTTTTATGATCAAGATTTAAGTCGTGACTTACGAACTGATCTTTAATTGCTGCTTTAATCAGTGGGTGCCATGCGCCTTTTAGTGATACTTCCTTACTCTTTGTACTTAGTTCTGGACAGATAAAGTCTTCACTACGTGCAATCCATGCAAATGATTGAAGTACATCGATTTTTGCCAGAATAGTCGCGAGTAGTTGGATATGCGCTCTGTTTGCAATAATTTCTTCAATTAGTGATTTGAAAATCTCTCTTTCAAGCTTTTGTAGCCTCTCTGAAGCAATCACTAATTCTTTTTCAAACTCATTAAGCTCTTGCGTCGAGTAACGCTCGCTATTTACTAAAGTTTGTCTTCTGATAAAGTGCGGTGGAACCTTATCAGTATAAGTTTTAGAAACTTCAATAAAATACCCTGCAACGTTATTAGATTTAATTTTTAATTTTTGAATACCAGTCTCATTACGATACTTGGTTTCAAGAGTTAGAAGTTCAGCCGAAGCATTTTGAGAAAGTCCAGCGAGACGATCTCTTTCTTTATTTGCTCCTGGTTTGATCAGGTTACCTTTTTCAAGGTTGGCACCAATTTCATCATTGATGGTAACCGTGATCGCTTCTGCAAGCTTTAAAAGATCAGTGACATTCTCTTTTGGTAACTCTTTCAAGTTATTCACAGGAAGGTCTTTTAGAATAATAGAAAGCTTCTGGTAAACATTAATAGCACCAGAGATATTAAGAAGATCTCCGGCATTTGCTTTATTAGTAGACACCTTAGCAAGAATTCTTTCAAGGTCTCTTACATTTGAAAGAAGTTCTCTTGATGTTTGAAGAATATCTTCATTTTCTAAGAAATAAGCCGTCGTCGACTGGCGCTGCTTAATTTTCTTTACATCAGTTAACGGACTTGTGAAAACGTCTCTTAGCGTACGAGCACCAAGAGCTGTTTTTGTTTTATCCATAAATCCAAGTAGTGACTCATGATATGTCTCACGCGATTTTGGAAGGATCTCTAAACCTGTTAGGGTAGGGATCGTAACTTTCATATAACCAGTTTCTGAAATTAATGAGAATGGTTGAATATGAACAAAATCTTCGTTGTTTTGGGTCGAACTCACGTAATAACTTAATGCTCCAATCGGATTTAAGATAACATCGTTTTCAACAAGAACCTGATCTCTCTTGTAAGTAGGGATTAGCTTTTCGATATAAATTTCTGTGAAAGTTGACTCAAAATATTCTTTTGATAGATTAGTTACAAGTGTGCCCATGTGATTTAAAAGTGTTTTTAAATCATCACTTTTTGCACTGTTATCCCATTGTCCAAGGAAAGTAATAAATTCCTTAGGAGCAAGGTTTCTAATCTTTTCAAGAAAGTCTTCTTCTGTATTTAGTTCGAAACCTTTAAACACGCCAGTCGTGAAATCAAGAGCAGTAATATAGAAAGTATTTTGTTTTTTAAATGTTGAAACAATGAAGTGAGTTTCATTAGAATTTGTTTTCTCAAGATCATATGGCATACCTGGAGAAACAACCTGAGTAACAGCGCGCTTTACAATACCTTTTGCTTCTTTTGGGTCTTCAACTTGCTCACAGATTGCAACTTTGATTCCGTGGCTTGCAAAACGATCAATATATGTTGCAGCTGCATGGTGTGGAATACCCGCCATTGGAATTGGATGGTCACCAACTTTTCCACGATGGGTAAGTGCAATATTTAAAATTTGAGATGCCGTTTTTGCATCTTCAAAAAATACTTCATAAAAATCACCCATTCTAAATAGAAGAAGGTGATCAAGGTACTTTGTTTTAATTTCAAAATACTGCTCCATCATTGGAGTTAATTTCGTTCCGCTGTTAACAATACTTTCTATTTGTAGTGTCATATTTCTTCCTAAAGTGGACTGATGTACTCGGTTTCTGTGTATCTTGAATCCTATCAATTCAGCTAAAAATCGTCAAAGAAACAAGTAATTTATCTTAAGCTAGATATAATGCTAAAAGTCCCTTATAATAATGACTTATGGCCCATAGGAGTGGCACTTGTTAAACCTAAGACATAATTTAGTTATTGGAATATTTTTTGCACTTTGCATTGGTGCTATTGTGCTGAGCAGTATGCCTGTTTATGAGTTCGAACCAGTAGAAGATACAGAAGAGGCGAGTACAAAGATTATTGAAAGCTACTTCAATTCTGCTGATTATTATCTTATTGGTAAGGATGCAGACAACTTTCACTTATACTCTTCCGAGCTTATTCATAATCAAACTAAGAATGAATTGATTCTCACTTCACCTAACGGGGTTTTCTTTTCTGATGATGGAGATCCAATGTATTACTCTGGAGGAAGTGGGTTTTACGATATTGATGAGGGAAAATTATTTTTAAAAGAAAATGTAATTCTTCGTTCACGCAAGATGACAATTAATTCAGATGAATTTAACTACGACGATAAATTGAAAACAGTTCTCTCTAGAGGAAATGTTTTTTCGAAGACAACAAATTACGATGATATGTTTGAGCTAGTAATTGAAAGCGAAGCCTTGAGATATTTTCATCTCGCAAGAAAAGCTCAATATAGTGGAAATGTAAGAGGAAAAATGAATAGGTTTCGCAAATATGAAGCCCCATTTTATTTCAATTCAGATCGCCTTACACTCTTGATGGATGACAAAAAAGCCGAAATGGATGGAAATGTTGCTATACAAAAACAGGGGCTTAGGGCCAATTCTAGGCGAGGAGAAGTATTTCTCGAGAACTATAATAAAAAACTCAAGTATTTTGCATTATTTGACGATGTGATTGTTAAGGAAAAGGTGGCGCCAGAAAATACTCCACCTTTTGAGCGTAGGGCCTACAGTGAAAGATTAGAAGGTTTTACTTCAGAAGGAATGGTTGTGTTACTTGGGTCTCCAAAAGTATATCAGAAGAAAGATGTACTTAAGGGGAATGTTATCATCCTTAGAGAAAACAACGAGACTATCGAAGTTGATGATGCAAATACAAACTTTAAACTGAGGTAATTGTGAGCGAAGCTCTAGCATGTTTAAAAGCAGAAAATTTGCAAAAAATATATGGTGGTAGAACAGTTGTTAAAGACGTAAGTCTTGAGGTTACTCAAGGTGAAGTCGTGGGCCTTCTTGGTCCAAACGGTGCAGGAAAGACTACTTCATTTTATATGATCGTTGGTCTTGTGAAAGCAGATAGAGGATCAATTACTTTATCAGGTGTCGACTTAACGGAAGATCCAATTCACAAGCGTGCACTTAAAGGTGTTGGTTATCTTCCACAGGAAGCTTCAGTCTTTAGAGATTTAAGTGTGGAAGCAAATATATTCGCTGTATTGGAAAATAGATTACTTCCAAAGGCGAAGAAGAAAAACTTACTTGAATCACTGATTAGTGATTTTGGTTTAGGACACATCAGAGAATCAAAAGGGTCTGCCCTTTCTGGTGGAGAGAGAAGAAGAGTGGAGATCGCTCGTGCTCTTGCCCTTGAACCTAAGTTTGTTTTACTTGATGAACCATTTGCAGGTGTTGACCCTCTAGCTGTTTCTGATATCCAAAGTGTTATCACTGGACTAAAGAGAAGAAATATCGGCGTACTTATCACAGACCATAATGTTAGAGAGACTTTAGGAATTGTTGATCGAGCATATATTATGAGTAGTGGTGAACTCCTTGTGAGCGGGAAGCCTGAGGAAATTGTAAATAATGAAAGAGCACGGAAGTTCTATTTAGGTGAAGAATTTAAAATGTAATTTAGAAATTAATTTCTAGATTAAACCTTTATAAGAAAACTTAGGTGTTTAGTTATGGCAATAAAACTCTCGCAGAGTCTTAAGCAAACTCAAAACTTAATGATGACCCCGCAACTTCAGCAGGCCATTAAGCTTTTGACTTTAAATCATCTTGAAATGACAGATATGATTTCAGCAGAACTTGTAGAGAACCCAGTTCTTGAAGAGATCAGTGGAAGTGATAGGAAAACTCAAGAGGATTATAGGCTTGAATCTCTTGAATCTCAAAACAGAGAATCGAGTAGTTCAGACTTTCAAGAAGACTCATTTGTTGCTTCAAAAGATGAGAGTATTGACTGGCAACAGTATGCTGATAGCTTTAATTCAACTACATATCAACAACCAAATATGGCCGCTCCTGATTTAAGCGAAGATGGTCCAAATTACGAAAATATGGTTTCAAAAGGGATGACTCTTGCTGAGCATCTTGAATGGCAACTTCGTATGGAAGATCTTGAAGCAATTGAATTAGAGTGTGCACTTCAAATCATCAATAATATTAATGACGATGGATATCTTGCAACTCCATTCGACGAGATTATTGAAGAGATTGATATTTCACGTGAAGAGGCTTTAGAGGTTTTAGAGATTGTTCAAAGACTTGATCCGGTAGGATGTGGTTCTGAAAATTTAACAGAGTGTCTTCTTGCACAAGCTCGTATCGCTGAAGAAAGGTCACCACTACTTGAAAAAATAATTCGTAATCACTTAGTTGATTTAAAAAATAGAGATTTCAAAAAAATTGAAAAAGAGATTGGAGTATCTGAGGAACAAATTGTAGAGACAGCAAAACTTCTTCATAACTTTCATCCAAAACCAGGACGACTTGTTGCGCCTGCTGAAACACATTATGTGACACCAGATGTTTATGTTGTTGAAATCGGTGGAGAGTTTGTTGTTCAGGTAAATGATGATGGCGTTCCAAGACTTAGAATTTCAAAACTATATCAAGATATGCTTAACCAGGCTGAGAGCTTTAATAATAAGGAAGCAAAAGAGTTTGTTTCTGAGAAATTAAAGTCAGCTCTATGGTTAATTAAATCTATTCAAAATAGAC
The Bacteriovorax sp. Seq25_V genome window above contains:
- a CDS encoding LptA/OstA family protein — its product is MLNLRHNLVIGIFFALCIGAIVLSSMPVYEFEPVEDTEEASTKIIESYFNSADYYLIGKDADNFHLYSSELIHNQTKNELILTSPNGVFFSDDGDPMYYSGGSGFYDIDEGKLFLKENVILRSRKMTINSDEFNYDDKLKTVLSRGNVFSKTTNYDDMFELVIESEALRYFHLARKAQYSGNVRGKMNRFRKYEAPFYFNSDRLTLLMDDKKAEMDGNVAIQKQGLRANSRRGEVFLENYNKKLKYFALFDDVIVKEKVAPENTPPFERRAYSERLEGFTSEGMVVLLGSPKVYQKKDVLKGNVIILRENNETIEVDDANTNFKLR
- the rpoN gene encoding RNA polymerase factor sigma-54, producing MAIKLSQSLKQTQNLMMTPQLQQAIKLLTLNHLEMTDMISAELVENPVLEEISGSDRKTQEDYRLESLESQNRESSSSDFQEDSFVASKDESIDWQQYADSFNSTTYQQPNMAAPDLSEDGPNYENMVSKGMTLAEHLEWQLRMEDLEAIELECALQIINNINDDGYLATPFDEIIEEIDISREEALEVLEIVQRLDPVGCGSENLTECLLAQARIAEERSPLLEKIIRNHLVDLKNRDFKKIEKEIGVSEEQIVETAKLLHNFHPKPGRLVAPAETHYVTPDVYVVEIGGEFVVQVNDDGVPRLRISKLYQDMLNQAESFNNKEAKEFVSEKLKSALWLIKSIQNRQKTIERVAKAIVRRQQQFFKKGPKCLKPMVLKDIANEIGMHESTVSRVTSNKYMHTPIGMFELKYFFSSAIGGNNGGTEVVGEVLKLKIKELVENENPKKPLSDQKIAEVLSRDDVEVARRTVAKYREMLGILSSAKRKIK
- a CDS encoding DUF4105 domain-containing protein, giving the protein MKILKGLFAVAIASSIFASPVLKLDESSVSKNEIYAVKNFLQEVEEKIPDSIKRTIKEPLTIRFKSFDENKSISVLPKNRCEDNSNILYAQVNTFSRDTIKISKLFLPQILAGEESANSYNCGHGNYYKKAIATVLHEVAHIYDFKRIRSAEHRKNVKECYDSSDRRWRHSSKCNAVKKEEMNKKSVSGLYDFFKLANWQQKLFSKQSKNLSRKRSADEYEYENLEEHYAVNFEFFLMDENYKCKRPSYYNFFSKVFDVYPHENADCKINTKIILDDKKTVIDIDPKRVYRVDYLLASSGDALMSGFGHSMFRLIVCAPFRQEASEDCIKDKLYHVVLSYRANVTDIKSNAIKGVFGGYDSILYMLSLPNVIEEYTMGELRDLMSLPIELNEDEKRSFIHKVLETYWEYAGNYKFLSSNCASESHDLLQSAMLDHEIKYGNIIKPYSLMDEIIENGLSREDYFEDRAKAVAEGILFESDEKRLSDIKNELIGEEESDYKIYRYSNHGKKFGSNYREVKKKKDIKEIIESISTEKLKDIFMSTFEEGASVETKEKLQRLSILAQGVMNVRQHALDEEIGTFLEKLEKDEGELGKFVREWNEKRKNFRLYPNDKTYGIPLEVTAQDNKNYQESAKVLEEAETKLIESVKNRYLKDINDLSTLKNLINDIRTKTKIISMKLYLK
- the lptB gene encoding LPS export ABC transporter ATP-binding protein, which gives rise to MSEALACLKAENLQKIYGGRTVVKDVSLEVTQGEVVGLLGPNGAGKTTSFYMIVGLVKADRGSITLSGVDLTEDPIHKRALKGVGYLPQEASVFRDLSVEANIFAVLENRLLPKAKKKNLLESLISDFGLGHIRESKGSALSGGERRRVEIARALALEPKFVLLDEPFAGVDPLAVSDIQSVITGLKRRNIGVLITDHNVRETLGIVDRAYIMSSGELLVSGKPEEIVNNERARKFYLGEEFKM
- the mutS gene encoding DNA mismatch repair protein MutS — encoded protein: MTLQIESIVNSGTKLTPMMEQYFEIKTKYLDHLLLFRMGDFYEVFFEDAKTASQILNIALTHRGKVGDHPIPMAGIPHHAAATYIDRFASHGIKVAICEQVEDPKEAKGIVKRAVTQVVSPGMPYDLEKTNSNETHFIVSTFKKQNTFYITALDFTTGVFKGFELNTEEDFLEKIRNLAPKEFITFLGQWDNSAKSDDLKTLLNHMGTLVTNLSKEYFESTFTEIYIEKLIPTYKRDQVLVENDVILNPIGALSYYVSSTQNNEDFVHIQPFSLISETGYMKVTIPTLTGLEILPKSRETYHESLLGFMDKTKTALGARTLRDVFTSPLTDVKKIKQRQSTTAYFLENEDILQTSRELLSNVRDLERILAKVSTNKANAGDLLNISGAINVYQKLSIILKDLPVNNLKELPKENVTDLLKLAEAITVTINDEIGANLEKGNLIKPGANKERDRLAGLSQNASAELLTLETKYRNETGIQKLKIKSNNVAGYFIEVSKTYTDKVPPHFIRRQTLVNSERYSTQELNEFEKELVIASERLQKLEREIFKSLIEEIIANRAHIQLLATILAKIDVLQSFAWIARSEDFICPELSTKSKEVSLKGAWHPLIKAAIKDQFVSHDLNLDHKKYFGLITGPNMAGKTTVMREVAIIQLLTQIGSFVPADSVKVSVCDYLFSRLGASDDILKGQSTFMVEMAETAEILRHATENSLIILDEVGRGTSTYDGLSIAWALVEHFIEKTKSICLFATHYHELIDLVDSYDQTKNLTVETMNHNGDVKFLYRLIEKAASQSFGIYVAKLAGIPNDVLKRSQQILKTLEKNHNHAQGLIEPGNPEQLNFFSSIEPEVYTPEYLKDVEEAINSLDLNNLTPIQALNKLQELKDLIQYQ